From the Hordeum vulgare subsp. vulgare chromosome 1H, MorexV3_pseudomolecules_assembly, whole genome shotgun sequence genome, the window GCAAGACATCAATGACATGGAGCTCAAGATCCATTGTTCTTCCACTTCCATGACATCAGATACCCTATATTTTCAAATTTTATCCCTAATTTGATAGCTTTTGTGGCCTGCATGCCCTCTCATAGCCATGTTGGCATTGTAATAACTCTACTTTATGTGTTGAACTTGTTGCAATGTCGAACCATGTAGGTGTATGACTTGCTCTACTATGTTTGACTTTACTTATATCATCATCAACAAACTCCCCCTTTTCAGTAAATTATTGGGAGCTTCCAAAAAACCACTTAAACTCCTCACTATTTAGATAAATCTGGCCTCTCCCAAGAAGTGTCACGTCAATGCACCGTCGAGCAACAAGCCGGAGCACAACGTCATCCGCTGGACCACTACGCCACCGCCATTGCGGTCACCGGACCACCAATCCACTGCCTCCGCAGTTCGCCAGGCCAACATGCCACCGGTACCGTGGGTCGTCGAACACTTGTTGCCATCGTCGGACCATCGAGCCACCACCGGAATCACCCACGCGTCGATGGATTACCGTAGTCACCACCCACCGCGATTACTGTTCATTGACAAGTGGGGCTCATGTGTCAGATTTTGTAGCTAATCACTTGTGTGTTGGGTGTACATATTCTAGTTGTTTGATACCAGTCATGTGTGTCATATACTCACTCCGacccataatataagatgttattACCTCCAGTATACTCACATAATAACGTCTTATATTATCGGTCGGAGGGAGTATTTTACAAACCATCATATTCTAGATTTTGGTAAGATTTGATTTGATTTAAGTGTTGGTAGTGGAAGGCAATGAAAGCTTTGATTCGGTTGAGGATTTGATAAGATTTGAATTGATTCGGGTATGGATACAGAACGCAAGcaaagtttaggtttagttacagTTTTGGTAAGATTTGATTTGAGCAAATTAATGTAGGATGTTAGAGAAGGTTGGCGTACACGGGAAGAAAAGGCAAACAAAGAAGGGATAAGGATGAAGGCGAATGTACAACTCTCGAGATTGAGAAAAAAATTATAAGGTTTCGAAAAAAGACCCAACTATAACTTCTTTCCTAAAGTCCTCAATAAATATTAATTGCAAAATTTTGTAAtagtattttcatttttttataaaGTCGGACTATCAtcctttttctaaaaaaatataaacatgctattactccctccgtcacgattTAGAAGATGTGTTTGGAAATTCTTTGGAacttaggtggttattgattgaccGTGAGATGGGCTGAGAAATAACATTCACACTACACATCCATATAAAAATAATACAACGAAGTACTAATTAGCTGTTATGAGTAAATGTAATGCGTCTTAAATTTTATTTATTATGAAAATACATGTAAATTTAATTGTGCTTCCTAAAGCGTGATGAAGGGAGTATAAAGTTAGGCCATCGCCTTTGGCTTTCCCAAAAAAGGTGTGGGGAATAGTAGAGAGAGAGACTTGGGCATTCGGCGATTCGGCCTAGCGAGCAGAGCAGAGTGAGAAGAGACAGAGCAATGgcgtcctcgccgccgccgccgccgccgcacccccTCCCCACGCAGATCCCCCTCACCCCAAAGCCCGAACCCGACGCCCCTCTGCCCCCCTGCCCCGCCCCTCCCACCGCCCTCAACCCCAAGCTCGAAACCATGGCTCTTACCCCGGAGCACTGCGAGCTGGAGCCCTCCCCCGACGGCCACCTCCACTTCACGCAGCACCAGATCGACGCCATCCCCGCCGACCTCCCCCTCGTCGTCTCCAACCCACCACCCGAGCCCAACCCACAAGGTTCGATTCCCCCGCGCTCTGACACATCCGTCTCGGCCTCTTCGTCGTCCGCCAAGAAGCGAGCCCGCGGCAGCGCCCGCGCCGGCGACATGGTGCGGGTCAATACCGTGACGCCTCAAGACCGCATCCACTTCCGCTCCCTCGTCCGCCGCGCGCGCCTCACCTTCGAGGCGCTCCGCGGGATCTACCAGCGGGAGGAGTCGTACGACGGCGGGCCCCGCAACCGCTTCGACCTGCGCGCCTCCAGCAAGATGCTCTCCCGGGGCCTCTGGCTCTACCGGGACGTGCGCATCGTCGGGCCCATCCCCGGCGTCCTCGTCGGCGACGCCTTCCACTACCGCGCCGAGCTCTGCGTCGTCGGCCTCCACTGCACCCCGCAGGCCGGCATAGGCTACATCCCCGCCAGCCTCGTCAGCGAGGGCCACCCCGTCGCCACCAGCATCGTCTCCTCCGGCGGGTACCTCGACGACGAGGACAGCGGCCAGGTCCTCGTGTACAGCGGCAGCGGCGGCCGGCAGCGCAACCGCGTCGAGCACCACGCCGACCAGACCCTGGAGCGCGGCAACCTCGCGCTCCACTACAGCTGCCACTACGGCGTGGAGGTGCGCGTCATCCGCTGCCACGCCTGCGAGTCCAGCCCCAGCCGGAAGGTTTATGTCTACGACGGCCTCTACAAGGTGGTCAGCTCCACCTACGACATGGGCAAGTCCGGCCGCCATGTCTGCAAGTACACGCTGGTGCGCCTCCCTAACCAGGAGGAGCTCGGCAGCAGCAGCTGGTGCTTGGCCAAGGACATCAAGGACAAGCTGCTGGCCAACCAGGCCCTCCCGCCCGGCTACATCTCGCCGGACCTGTCAAACGGCAAGGAGGTGCTCCGTGTCCCCGTTTTCAACAGCATCGACCAGGAGAGCTCTCTCCTTGACTTCGGCTACATAGCCCGCCCCGAATTCCCACTGCCGCTGGTGAAGCAGCAAATGGGCTGCCACTGCACGACCTCGCCGTGCGGGCGTGAGTGCGGCTGCGTGATGAGGAACGGCGGAGGCCCGGTGTACAATGAGGACGGCACCCTTGTCCGGGGAAGGCCGGTGGTGTACGAGTGCGGCGTGCTCTGCGCTTGCACCATGAGCTGCGTGAACCGGGCGACCCAGCGCGGCATGAAGCACACCCTCGAGGTGTTCCGGTCCATGGAGACGGAATGGGGCGTCAGGACGCTGGAACTCATACAGCCAGGCGCCTTTGTGTGCGAGTACAGTGGAGACGTGGTGGTCACCACCGGCGACTGCGAGTTCGCCATGGACGAGGGCATCGTTATCGACCCAAAGAGCTTCCCCAAGAGGTGGAGCGAGTGGGGGGATGCGTCCGCCGCGCTTggagacgatgacgacaaggtaCCCCGCCCCCGGTTCCCCCATTTCCAGGAGCCGGGCTATGTGCTCGACGTGTCCCGCCGGAGGAACTTGGCCAGCTACATCAGCCACAGCTGCACTCCCAATGTCTTTGTGCAGCTAGTCCTCCGCGGCGGCGAGAACGAATCGTGCCCTCACCTCATGGTGTTCGCCATGGACGCCATCCCGCCTATGCGCGAGCTGAGCATCGACTACGGCATCGATCAGCAAATCTGCATATGAGGAGAGGGTCCAGCGACGGCAAGTTCAGTTCGACTCGATGGACTGAAGGTGCACTGTGAAACTCACAGACTAGTGCAAGAATTTTTTGGTAGCTAGTGTTGGTGAGCAAACATACTGCTCTTCACTTTTGCTGAAGGTTGCACCCCTCCCCTGAATTGGGAAAGTGAAACAGAGGGGAGCCCCCTAGCTAGTTGTTAGACATTCGTGCCTGTAGTAGATTTTCAGTTGCTAGCTTCTGACTGTCGTCGTACTGGTATGGGTGGAGTGCAATCTTAAACAGGTTCATGTTCAAGAATTTGGTTTATCTTTTTGCCAAGTGAACCTGGTTGCTGTTGGGTTGTTtgtaagatgatgatgataaaGAGCATGCATGGGAGTGTATGTTTTGGTAAGCCTGATGGTCGGACTGGATGTACGTACCGCATGTTTAACAGAGGGTAGCCCCTAGCCGCTGTTGACATTTGTGCCTGTAGATTTTCACTTGCTAGCAGTCCTTTTTAAGTGCTTGTAGCTTGGCTTACTTGCAGAAGATATGCCACATGTTTTAACTGCTATTGCACTGATGATATGGTTGGTAGTGGTACAATCTTAAACGGGTTTTATGTTCAAGAATTTAGCTTATCTTTTAGCCAAGTGATCTTTTGCCTTGTCGATCTATGGCTTTATTATTTATTTACAATGCGCAAAAGCTTGGAAAATCAGTCACAGACACACTACAAGTGAACCtggtttctttttcttctctttttttgtacCGGGCATAACCCATTTTCATTAACTGGATATCGAAAATACATCGGGGGTTGTATTTTTGGAGTCATGGGCTTGACTGCAATCTCAAGTAGGGTGGTTGGCTGCACTGCTTCATGTCCGGTGGGATGCTGCAGTTGGTGTTTTTTTTAGGGGATGCTGCAGTTGGTGGTGTTGAGTACTACTACTCCATCTCTCTGTTTCTCTTTCTCTCTCGCTCACCCTCTCAGCAGGTATAACGAAGGTTCCATTGAAGCCAATTTAATGATGCGTGATTGGAGAGTCAGAACGATGGCACTCAACCCTGCATTCATTTTCGTCTCAGCCCTGAATTCATCTACTTCTGTATACAGATACACCATCGATGATGCGTGGCAAGGAGAGTTTAATGATTTGTTCAGGACTGTGTGCATCTTAGCTACCCAGAAGTTGGGTTTTGTTTATTGTGCTATCTATCCGTTTGATGCTATATTTTAAGTTAACGAAACATCCTTTATCGAAAAGAAGAGAACATAACCTTCTCATGAGAAAAAAAGACATCTTCTTGAGCAGTCATGCGCGAGCATATCACGTTTTAGAACTAGAATGCAAAATGCTTTTGGAACATGGATTACTATGAGGGTgtttggatccaagagactaaaactagtctgactaaaactagtctcttaggctaaagttccaagcacccatgACTAaagagagactaaaactagtcttgaggctaaaatcttttagtcaggggtacccctactaaaatgtgtattagtcctctctctcctcatttaactcctcatgcaagttctggattgaacagtttggaggataataaatgttcattaacttgattttagtctctttagtacttggatccaagcatgggtgaggctagcaagttttagtctcactacttttagtcaAGAGACTAAAACGTATCAAGCACCCTCTATGAACCTTAGTTTCATTAGTAATCTGGTGTAATACTTCGTTCATCCAAGAGTGTAATCCAGGAATTTCAAAAGTAATTGTCGCAGTTGTAATTAATCTCTCTCGTATTTTACGCATCATCTCGTTTGGCTCTCTCATGCAGCCGTTTTTGACTTATTGGCTCTCATTTTCACGCATTTCACATCTCAATTCTTTCATCCTtatacatgcataattaaatTTAATATTTATTTCAATTGCGTTTTATAAGGACATGCGATAGGCTCGTTTCCACTTCAAACATAACGCTGGGCTATCACGGTGCATCTTGGTCGTGATGCAGTTCCTTAAACGCCATATGCatctgaacggagggagtacctgcAATTCATGCTAACAATACTGGAGTATATTAGTTACTCCCTCCGTCaaggtttagaaggcacagttagacTTACGTGCGTTTCTGAAATAGACAAAGATTAAGACACGTTGCATTTACttctagcagctaattagtactttgttgtagtgtgaatgttattttttaactcatttcacagccaatcaataaccacctaggtcctAAAGAATTTgcatgcacgccttctaaactgtaacggagggagtacattacaCACTAATATTTGAAAATATCATAATTACATGTTGATATATTAGGTAAGATATAATTAATTGATTAGTGCTAGGGCTGACATAAAGTATGCTATTAATTAGGGAAGGAtgttactactccctccatcacgatttagaagacacagttaaacttgcttgcgtttttaaaatagacaaggtttaaggcgcgaaagcaattactcctattaattagtactagtattactcatgcatgcatcctttcaatttgctgctcacacattagtaatagtattttctcagttgattaggcgcattagcatctacacctgctaCATCACACAACTAATCGGTGACTATCTTGGTTTCAAAGATTTttcaagcgtgccttctaaaccgtgacggagggagtagtacagtATTATTTTTTCACATCGGGAGGATGTTGTTCTTGCTTGGTGTAAACACCAAAACAATATAGACCATTTGACAGACACGGTTTAAAGGGTGAGATGTTGGATCCCCACAACTCGCTCTTTTATGTTAATATTAGAAGTAATAAAGAATATATTTAATAAAATGGAGGGGGGTGGGGGCCTTTGCCCCTGATGCTAAAAGCCTAAAACTGAGCATCCATATCATGAGTCATTTTGTCATTCTCATCAACACATGAATA encodes:
- the LOC123405127 gene encoding histone-lysine N-methyltransferase family member SUVH9-like, whose product is MASSPPPPPPHPLPTQIPLTPKPEPDAPLPPCPAPPTALNPKLETMALTPEHCELEPSPDGHLHFTQHQIDAIPADLPLVVSNPPPEPNPQGSIPPRSDTSVSASSSSAKKRARGSARAGDMVRVNTVTPQDRIHFRSLVRRARLTFEALRGIYQREESYDGGPRNRFDLRASSKMLSRGLWLYRDVRIVGPIPGVLVGDAFHYRAELCVVGLHCTPQAGIGYIPASLVSEGHPVATSIVSSGGYLDDEDSGQVLVYSGSGGRQRNRVEHHADQTLERGNLALHYSCHYGVEVRVIRCHACESSPSRKVYVYDGLYKVVSSTYDMGKSGRHVCKYTLVRLPNQEELGSSSWCLAKDIKDKLLANQALPPGYISPDLSNGKEVLRVPVFNSIDQESSLLDFGYIARPEFPLPLVKQQMGCHCTTSPCGRECGCVMRNGGGPVYNEDGTLVRGRPVVYECGVLCACTMSCVNRATQRGMKHTLEVFRSMETEWGVRTLELIQPGAFVCEYSGDVVVTTGDCEFAMDEGIVIDPKSFPKRWSEWGDASAALGDDDDKVPRPRFPHFQEPGYVLDVSRRRNLASYISHSCTPNVFVQLVLRGGENESCPHLMVFAMDAIPPMRELSIDYGIDQQICI